In Bacteroidota bacterium, a genomic segment contains:
- a CDS encoding 4Fe-4S dicluster domain-containing protein: MAKGTVKFEVETCKGCELCIEACPQGSIELSPHLNKQGYHYAVLVKDNCTGCVNCALVCPDAVITVYREKKKGKTPVATISNVKQDITVTVS; the protein is encoded by the coding sequence ATGGCAAAAGGAACAGTCAAATTTGAAGTTGAAACCTGCAAAGGGTGTGAGTTATGTATCGAAGCGTGTCCGCAGGGAAGCATCGAACTATCACCCCATCTCAACAAGCAAGGGTACCACTATGCGGTGCTTGTGAAGGATAACTGCACAGGCTGCGTCAACTGTGCGCTCGTGTGTCCCGATGCGGTGATTACCGTCTATCGGGAGAAAAAGAAAGGCAAAACGCCTGTTGCGACGATCAGCAACGTGAAGCAGGATATCACGGTTACAGTCTCGTAG
- a CDS encoding hydroxymethylglutaryl-CoA lyase, with amino-acid sequence MKDIIIHEVGMRDGLQMEKQVVPLEKKIEWIERLIASGVDIIQVGSFVRADKVLQMADTDKLFSHFLGQKPANTILSALVLNEKGLERALECDVEMICMGVSASETHSKKNTGMSVTEATGRIIEMAKLAGASGRKVQVSVQSAFGCGYEGHVPQERVMKIVEQYLEAGLRNISLADTAGHATPDHVEKMFSAILEYDENIEAACHFHNTYGLALANCYAAMKVGVTSFESSVAGLGGCPFTKIAGGNTCTEDFVHMLHQMGLRDDLSLDNLITTAADIALFFGREMPGMVHRTGRIIHQRTQEV; translated from the coding sequence ATGAAAGACATCATCATACATGAAGTAGGAATGCGGGACGGCTTGCAGATGGAAAAGCAGGTTGTTCCGCTCGAGAAGAAAATTGAATGGATCGAGCGTTTGATCGCATCGGGCGTGGACATCATTCAGGTCGGATCGTTCGTTCGTGCAGACAAAGTACTGCAAATGGCGGATACGGATAAGCTGTTCAGTCACTTCCTTGGACAGAAGCCGGCTAATACAATTCTCTCCGCCCTTGTGTTGAATGAGAAGGGGTTGGAACGGGCGCTTGAATGCGACGTCGAGATGATTTGCATGGGAGTTTCGGCAAGCGAGACACATAGCAAGAAGAACACCGGAATGTCTGTTACCGAAGCGACGGGCCGCATCATTGAAATGGCGAAGCTGGCGGGAGCTTCGGGGAGAAAGGTGCAGGTTTCTGTGCAGTCTGCGTTCGGCTGCGGCTACGAGGGACATGTGCCGCAGGAACGGGTGATGAAAATAGTTGAACAGTATCTCGAAGCAGGACTCCGCAACATCAGTCTTGCCGACACCGCCGGACACGCAACGCCTGATCACGTGGAGAAGATGTTCAGCGCAATTTTAGAATATGACGAGAACATTGAAGCCGCCTGTCATTTTCACAACACGTACGGCCTTGCGCTTGCCAACTGCTATGCGGCGATGAAGGTCGGCGTAACGTCGTTCGAATCGTCGGTGGCGGGACTCGGCGGCTGCCCGTTCACGAAAATTGCAGGTGGCAATACGTGTACAGAGGACTTTGTGCACATGCTGCACCAGATGGGTCTGCGCGACGATCTCTCTCTCGACAATTTGATTACTACGGCAGCAGATATTGCACTCTTTTTCGGAAGAGAGATGCCGGGAATGGTGCATAGAACTGGTCGAATTATTCATCAAAGGACTCAGGAGGTGTAA
- a CDS encoding 3-methyl-2-oxobutanoate dehydrogenase subunit VorB, whose protein sequence is MVVPSAFCVFTDVQTVNFHCKKKGTNVADNDNIRLMKGNEALAEAAIRAGCQAYFGYPITPQSEVLEYLADEGRKRGMIVLQAESEVASINMVYGASGAGARVMTSSSSPGISLMQEGLSYIACAELPCLLANVNRGGPGLGTIQPSQGDYFQATKGGGHGDYRLIVLAPASVQEMADFVFDGFDLADKYRNPVMILADGALGQMMEKVEFREYDPKDHVPVKPWATTGKPAERPRNIITSLHIQPEKMEEINLHLQEKYRKVTENEVRYELMDADDAEFLIVAYGLVARIAHRAVELARDQGIRVGLLRPQTLYPFPSKALADLAGRVQGMLTVEMNAGQMVEDVRLAVEGRVPVEFYGRMGGIIPSPEEIVKALDKLIRKNVAQTAEAY, encoded by the coding sequence ATGGTCGTGCCTTCGGCGTTTTGTGTTTTCACGGATGTTCAAACTGTTAATTTTCACTGCAAGAAGAAAGGAACCAACGTGGCTGACAATGACAACATCAGACTTATGAAAGGAAACGAAGCGCTTGCAGAAGCCGCTATCCGTGCGGGCTGCCAGGCGTACTTCGGCTATCCTATCACCCCGCAGTCGGAAGTGCTGGAGTACCTCGCCGACGAAGGGCGAAAGCGCGGCATGATTGTGTTGCAGGCCGAAAGTGAAGTTGCATCGATCAACATGGTGTACGGAGCTTCCGGCGCGGGCGCCCGCGTCATGACTTCGTCGTCAAGTCCCGGCATCAGTCTCATGCAGGAAGGCTTGTCATACATCGCATGTGCCGAGCTTCCCTGTCTTCTCGCGAATGTAAACCGCGGCGGACCCGGCCTCGGCACCATTCAGCCGTCGCAGGGTGATTACTTCCAGGCAACGAAAGGCGGCGGGCATGGTGACTACAGGCTTATTGTTCTCGCCCCGGCGAGCGTGCAGGAAATGGCGGACTTTGTGTTCGACGGCTTCGATCTTGCGGATAAGTATCGCAATCCGGTGATGATTCTTGCCGATGGTGCTCTCGGACAGATGATGGAGAAGGTCGAATTCCGTGAGTATGATCCCAAAGATCATGTCCCTGTGAAACCGTGGGCAACAACCGGCAAACCGGCAGAACGTCCCCGGAACATCATCACGTCGTTGCATATTCAGCCCGAAAAGATGGAAGAGATCAATCTCCATCTTCAAGAAAAATACCGCAAAGTGACGGAGAACGAGGTTCGTTACGAATTGATGGATGCAGACGATGCAGAGTTTCTCATTGTCGCGTACGGACTCGTTGCGCGCATCGCGCATCGTGCAGTAGAGTTGGCGCGTGACCAGGGAATTCGTGTCGGGCTGTTGCGGCCTCAAACCCTTTACCCGTTTCCCTCCAAAGCGTTGGCTGATCTTGCCGGGCGTGTGCAGGGAATGCTGACTGTGGAAATGAACGCCGGGCAAATGGTGGAAGATGTTCGGCTTGCCGTCGAGGGCCGCGTGCCGGTTGAGTTTTACGGACGCATGGGCGGCATTATCCCATCGCCGGAAGAAATTGTCAAAGCGCTTGACAAATTGATACGGAAGAATGTAGCACAGACCGCGGAGGCATACTGA
- the leuD gene encoding 3-isopropylmalate dehydratase small subunit (catalyzes the isomerization between 2-isopropylmalate and 3-isopropylmalate in leucine biosynthesis), with protein sequence MPQVVLKLDNDISTDVIYPGRYMATVLPTETPQFAFADMTEFNGKLKAKQIPAGSVIVAGKNFGCGSSREQAVSTLKGHELVIVAKSFARIFLQNSVNLGLRLVEVPDIEANEGDELNIGHDFVLNKTTGKTFKIVPLPKSRQAIIDAGGLIAYTRKRLVGQPA encoded by the coding sequence ATGCCGCAGGTTGTGCTGAAGCTTGACAACGACATTTCCACCGACGTCATTTATCCCGGCCGCTACATGGCAACGGTGCTGCCGACGGAGACGCCGCAGTTTGCATTTGCTGATATGACGGAGTTTAACGGAAAGCTGAAGGCAAAACAGATTCCGGCGGGCAGCGTGATTGTTGCAGGAAAGAACTTCGGTTGCGGCTCGTCGCGTGAACAGGCCGTCTCGACGTTGAAGGGTCACGAGCTTGTCATTGTTGCGAAGAGTTTTGCACGCATCTTTCTCCAGAACTCCGTCAATCTCGGACTTCGATTGGTGGAAGTCCCCGACATCGAAGCGAACGAGGGGGATGAATTGAATATCGGCCACGACTTCGTTCTGAACAAGACGACGGGGAAGACATTCAAGATCGTCCCGCTTCCGAAATCCCGACAGGCGATTATTGATGCAGGGGGATTGATTGCATATACGAGGAAACGTCTTGTCGGGCAGCCAGCCTGA
- a CDS encoding isocitrate/isopropylmalate dehydrogenase family protein — translation MAKYNIAWLPGDGIGKDVMDATKIVLDAVKIDVNYIHGDIGWEFWCKEGDAFPQRTVDLLKNVDAAMFGAITSKPVKAAEQELVPELKGKGLTYRSPIVRMRQLFDLYTCLRPCKAYAGNPLNFREGIDIVVFRENTEDLYAGVEFSPVPQELADVLARISKPFAPFNDLPLTHYAISCKVNTQKGSERIVRAAFDFARKHRRKKVTVVHKANVVRATDGLFFEEAKKVAKDFPEIQMDDANVDAICMWLLKNPHSYDVLVAPNLYGDIISDLGAQMVGGLGFGCSGNIGEKLAVFEPSHGSAPKYAGQYKVNPIATILAAKMMLDWLGETEKAERIEKATASVIKEGKVRTYDMGGTSSTLDMANAIAQHVAY, via the coding sequence ATGGCAAAATACAATATCGCATGGCTTCCCGGCGATGGTATCGGGAAGGATGTCATGGACGCAACGAAAATCGTGTTGGATGCTGTCAAGATCGACGTGAACTACATCCACGGCGATATCGGCTGGGAGTTTTGGTGCAAAGAAGGCGATGCCTTTCCGCAAAGAACAGTCGATTTGCTGAAGAACGTTGATGCAGCGATGTTCGGCGCGATCACTTCCAAACCGGTGAAAGCCGCCGAGCAGGAACTCGTCCCCGAATTGAAAGGGAAGGGATTAACCTACCGTTCGCCCATCGTCCGCATGCGACAGCTGTTCGATCTCTACACATGTTTGCGTCCCTGCAAAGCATACGCGGGCAATCCTCTCAATTTCAGAGAAGGAATTGATATTGTTGTATTCCGCGAGAACACGGAAGATCTCTATGCCGGAGTGGAATTCAGTCCCGTGCCGCAGGAACTTGCCGATGTTCTTGCAAGAATCTCAAAACCATTTGCGCCGTTCAACGATCTGCCCTTAACCCACTATGCAATCTCCTGCAAGGTGAACACACAAAAAGGTTCGGAGCGGATCGTTCGAGCGGCGTTTGATTTTGCACGGAAACACAGGCGGAAGAAAGTCACCGTTGTTCACAAGGCGAACGTCGTGCGCGCAACGGACGGACTCTTCTTCGAAGAAGCAAAGAAGGTGGCGAAGGACTTTCCCGAAATCCAGATGGACGATGCCAACGTTGATGCGATTTGCATGTGGCTTCTGAAAAATCCGCACAGCTATGATGTGCTTGTCGCTCCAAACCTCTACGGCGACATCATCTCCGATCTCGGCGCGCAAATGGTCGGAGGCCTGGGGTTCGGGTGTTCGGGAAATATCGGGGAGAAGCTTGCTGTGTTCGAACCGTCTCACGGTTCAGCACCGAAGTACGCCGGACAATACAAAGTGAATCCCATCGCCACGATTCTCGCGGCGAAGATGATGCTCGATTGGTTGGGCGAGACGGAGAAAGCAGAACGCATCGAGAAAGCAACTGCATCGGTAATCAAAGAGGGCAAAGTCCGCACGTACGACATGGGCGGAACAAGCTCGACGCTCGATATGGCAAATGCCATCGCACAGCATGTAGCGTATTAG
- a CDS encoding CoA transferase, whose protein sequence is MKSDQKLLSGIRVLDLTNVLSGPFATLHLSLLGAEVIKIENPKDGDLARKLGNVPELNEKLMGTSFLAQNANKKSLTLNLKQEEAKDIFLKLVKTADVVVENFRPDVMDRLGVGYDVLKNVNPKIIYCGISGFGKTGPDAMKPAYDQIIQGLSGEMAINGDERLNPLRAGFPVCDTVGGLNAAFAIMAALFYRERTGEGQFIDIALLDSIMPLMGWVAANWLIGKQPPVLMGNDNFTAAPSGVFVTQDGYINIAANKQEQWEAVAEELGVPELKTDPRFQKRDVRKKNRKELTPLLEAKLKERPTKWWVEVLNKRGVPSGEILSLQDALEQPQIKHRETIATIPAEGIGELKLFNLTAKFEKTPGKVECPPPTLGEHTDEILREIGYSSEKIEALKQQGVV, encoded by the coding sequence ATGAAATCTGATCAAAAACTTCTCTCAGGAATACGAGTCCTCGACCTCACGAACGTCCTCTCCGGACCGTTTGCGACGCTGCATCTGTCGTTGCTCGGCGCCGAAGTCATTAAAATCGAAAATCCGAAGGATGGCGATCTTGCCCGGAAGCTCGGCAACGTTCCGGAGTTGAACGAGAAGCTGATGGGAACGAGTTTTCTTGCACAGAACGCGAACAAGAAATCTCTTACTCTCAATCTCAAACAAGAAGAAGCGAAGGACATTTTCCTGAAGCTCGTGAAAACAGCCGATGTCGTCGTCGAAAATTTCCGTCCCGATGTGATGGATCGGCTCGGCGTCGGCTACGACGTGCTGAAGAACGTCAATCCGAAAATCATCTACTGCGGCATATCGGGTTTCGGCAAAACAGGTCCCGATGCCATGAAGCCCGCGTACGATCAGATCATTCAGGGCCTCAGCGGTGAGATGGCCATCAACGGCGACGAACGGCTGAATCCGTTGCGTGCGGGCTTCCCTGTTTGCGACACGGTCGGTGGATTAAACGCTGCCTTTGCAATCATGGCCGCGCTGTTTTATCGCGAGCGAACGGGCGAGGGACAATTCATTGACATCGCGTTGCTCGATTCGATCATGCCGCTGATGGGCTGGGTTGCGGCAAACTGGCTCATCGGCAAACAGCCGCCTGTGCTTATGGGCAACGACAACTTCACTGCCGCGCCGTCCGGCGTGTTTGTGACGCAAGATGGCTACATCAACATTGCCGCCAACAAGCAGGAACAATGGGAAGCCGTTGCAGAAGAACTCGGCGTGCCGGAACTAAAAACCGATCCACGGTTTCAAAAGCGTGATGTCCGAAAGAAGAATAGAAAAGAGTTGACGCCGCTGCTCGAAGCGAAGCTAAAAGAGCGTCCGACTAAATGGTGGGTTGAAGTGCTGAACAAACGCGGTGTGCCATCAGGCGAGATTCTGAGCCTGCAGGATGCGCTTGAGCAGCCGCAGATCAAGCATCGTGAGACGATTGCGACAATTCCTGCTGAAGGAATTGGAGAACTGAAGCTGTTCAATTTGACGGCGAAATTCGAAAAGACGCCCGGCAAAGTCGAATGCCCGCCGCCCACACTCGGCGAGCATACCGATGAGATTTTGCGTGAGATCGGATATTCAAGTGAGAAGATTGAAGCGTTGAAACAACAAGGGGTGGTGTGA
- a CDS encoding 2-oxoglutarate oxidoreductase, with amino-acid sequence MSLETLDLIEPEIANMDCVYEKPDTLTDMRLHYCPGCGHGVAHRVLMEVIDELGIAEQTIGVAPVGCSVFAYHYMNVDMQEAAHGRASAVATGIKRILPDKYVFSYQGDGDLAAIGTAETIHTVNRGENILVVFINNAIYGMTGGQMAPTTLLNMKTTTSPAGRTVETAGFPMKITEMVATLPGAYYVSRNSVHTPNAVRYLKKAITKAFQYQKEKKGTCFIEVVSNCPSGWKMTPLQANKWMEENMFPLYPPGEIKVPK; translated from the coding sequence ATGTCACTCGAAACTCTCGATTTGATCGAACCCGAAATCGCAAACATGGATTGCGTGTACGAAAAACCCGACACGCTTACCGACATGCGTTTGCATTATTGTCCCGGCTGCGGACACGGCGTTGCCCATCGCGTATTGATGGAAGTGATTGATGAACTCGGCATTGCGGAGCAGACAATCGGCGTTGCGCCGGTAGGCTGCTCGGTTTTTGCCTATCACTACATGAACGTTGACATGCAGGAAGCCGCGCACGGTCGTGCATCGGCGGTGGCGACGGGAATCAAGCGCATTCTCCCTGACAAATATGTCTTCTCGTATCAGGGCGACGGGGACCTTGCGGCGATTGGAACTGCCGAGACGATTCACACCGTCAACCGTGGCGAGAATATTCTTGTGGTGTTCATCAACAACGCGATTTACGGCATGACGGGCGGGCAAATGGCTCCGACAACGCTGCTGAACATGAAAACCACAACATCGCCCGCCGGACGCACGGTGGAAACTGCCGGCTTTCCGATGAAGATTACCGAAATGGTGGCAACGCTTCCCGGCGCATACTACGTGAGCAGAAATTCCGTTCACACACCGAATGCCGTTCGCTATCTGAAGAAGGCGATCACGAAGGCATTCCAATATCAAAAAGAAAAGAAGGGAACCTGCTTCATCGAAGTCGTTTCCAACTGCCCGAGCGGCTGGAAGATGACGCCGTTGCAGGCAAACAAGTGGATGGAGGAGAATATGTTCCCGCTCTATCCTCCCGGAGAAATCAAGGTTCCGAAGTAA
- a CDS encoding 3-isopropylmalate dehydratase large subunit, which translates to MGMTVVEKILAKATGRASVKVGEVVEPKVDLAMSHENAALVINQFLEIYKGTDRQPKVWDHDRVAIIFDHRVPAESPKTATNQKKIRDFVASYAIRKFHDIRGDVGGICHQILPENGYVRPGYVVVGTDSHTTSHGALGAFAFGIGATEMASVWALGTVLNVEVPATIRVNVTGHFPEFVSAKDLILHLIGKIGAEGANFKVIEFGGETIDAMPTSGRLVLCNMSVEAGATSGIVPGDDETLRYLRHEAGVTNDVELVQPDASAQYEKIINIDVSDLKPQIACPHTVDNVKPIDKINTVKVNQIVIGSCTNGRLDDLEIAAKILHGKKVAKNVRMLVFPASAKIYRQALGKGYISEFMNAGAVVMNPGCGPCLGVHEGALGDNEVALSTTNRNFKGRMGNPTGEVYLCSPAVAAASAITGTITDPRTV; encoded by the coding sequence ATGGGAATGACTGTCGTAGAGAAAATTCTGGCGAAAGCAACGGGGCGCGCATCGGTGAAAGTGGGAGAAGTTGTCGAGCCGAAAGTTGATTTGGCGATGTCGCACGAAAATGCAGCGCTGGTTATCAACCAATTCTTGGAAATCTACAAAGGAACCGATCGTCAACCGAAAGTCTGGGATCATGACAGGGTCGCGATCATTTTCGATCACCGCGTGCCCGCCGAATCTCCCAAGACGGCAACGAACCAGAAGAAGATCCGTGACTTTGTTGCATCGTACGCGATCCGCAAGTTCCACGATATTCGCGGCGATGTCGGCGGGATTTGTCATCAGATCCTTCCGGAAAACGGCTATGTTCGTCCGGGCTATGTTGTTGTCGGAACGGACTCGCACACGACGAGTCACGGCGCGCTTGGCGCGTTTGCGTTCGGCATTGGCGCAACGGAAATGGCGAGCGTGTGGGCGCTCGGCACGGTGCTGAATGTCGAGGTGCCCGCGACGATACGCGTGAACGTGACGGGACATTTTCCCGAGTTCGTCAGCGCCAAAGACTTGATTCTGCATTTGATCGGAAAGATCGGGGCGGAAGGGGCAAACTTCAAGGTGATTGAGTTCGGCGGCGAGACGATTGATGCCATGCCGACATCCGGCAGGCTCGTGTTGTGCAACATGTCTGTTGAAGCCGGAGCGACATCGGGCATTGTTCCCGGCGATGATGAAACCCTCCGCTATTTGCGTCATGAGGCCGGAGTAACGAATGACGTCGAGCTCGTGCAACCGGATGCGAGCGCACAGTATGAAAAGATCATCAATATTGATGTATCGGATTTGAAGCCGCAGATTGCATGCCCGCATACAGTTGACAATGTGAAACCCATTGACAAGATCAACACCGTGAAAGTGAACCAGATCGTTATCGGTTCATGCACAAATGGCCGCCTTGACGATCTGGAGATTGCGGCGAAAATTCTTCACGGCAAGAAGGTTGCGAAGAATGTCCGCATGCTGGTGTTTCCTGCTTCGGCGAAGATCTACCGACAAGCATTGGGGAAAGGCTATATTTCGGAATTCATGAACGCAGGCGCTGTCGTGATGAATCCCGGCTGCGGCCCGTGCCTTGGCGTGCATGAAGGCGCGCTTGGCGATAACGAGGTTGCGCTTTCTACCACCAACAGAAACTTCAAGGGAAGAATGGGCAATCCGACCGGCGAAGTGTATCTCTGTTCGCCCGCAGTAGCAGCGGCATCGGCGATAACGGGAACAATTACAGACCCAAGGACAGTCTAA
- the hemN gene encoding oxygen-independent coproporphyrinogen III oxidase has protein sequence MQAPFSQVDIGLLKKYDTPGPRYTSYPTAPLFSTSFTAEDYRQEILDTNTDDVTSDISLYFHFPFCDTLCYFCGCTMMVTRDRNRIAEYLRYLKKEIDMIAPLLGRNRKVTQIHWGGGTPTHLSPEELLDIGEYIKAKFNVDPEVEMSVEIDPRELTQKHLGTLRHIGFNRMSMGVQDFDERVQKAVNRIQPEELSLQVLKWAEALDFHSINLDLIYGLPFQTVESFEKTVKKVLHFSPDRIAVFNYAHVPWMKKHQQLIHPEDLPTPEQKLDILKMTIELLASHGYEYIGMDHFAKPTDELSVAQKEKTLYRNFQGYSTKSGADLYGFGMSSISHFQNIYAQNEKTLQEYYKAIDSGRLATHVGYKMTEDDHVRKYVIMRLMCDLELTIPAVEEKFGIDFNEYFGSSISQLGRFVDDGLVEISSDKITIVGAGRLLLRNIAMCFDAYIDAIGKTKPVFSRTV, from the coding sequence ATGCAAGCCCCGTTCTCTCAAGTTGATATCGGATTACTCAAAAAGTACGATACCCCAGGTCCGCGTTACACCAGTTACCCCACCGCGCCGTTATTCAGCACGTCATTTACGGCAGAAGATTACAGGCAGGAAATACTCGACACTAACACCGATGATGTCACGTCGGATATTTCGCTGTATTTTCATTTTCCGTTTTGCGACACGCTCTGCTACTTCTGCGGCTGCACGATGATGGTGACGCGGGATCGTAACCGCATTGCCGAATATCTGCGCTATCTCAAAAAAGAAATCGACATGATTGCGCCGTTGCTCGGGCGCAACCGGAAGGTAACGCAAATCCATTGGGGAGGCGGAACCCCGACGCATCTTTCTCCTGAAGAACTTCTCGACATTGGCGAGTACATCAAGGCGAAATTCAATGTCGATCCCGAAGTGGAGATGAGTGTTGAGATTGATCCGCGTGAGTTGACACAGAAACATCTCGGCACGTTGCGGCATATCGGCTTCAACCGGATGAGTATGGGTGTGCAAGATTTTGACGAGAGGGTGCAGAAGGCCGTTAATCGTATTCAGCCCGAAGAGCTTTCGCTGCAAGTGCTGAAATGGGCCGAGGCATTGGACTTCCATTCGATCAATCTTGATTTGATTTACGGACTTCCGTTTCAAACCGTCGAGTCGTTTGAGAAGACGGTGAAGAAAGTCCTTCATTTCTCCCCGGATCGTATTGCCGTCTTCAACTATGCCCATGTCCCCTGGATGAAGAAACATCAGCAACTCATTCATCCTGAAGATCTGCCGACGCCGGAACAGAAGCTGGATATTCTCAAGATGACAATTGAATTACTTGCATCGCACGGCTACGAGTACATCGGCATGGATCATTTTGCAAAACCGACGGACGAGCTTTCGGTTGCGCAAAAGGAAAAGACTCTGTATAGAAACTTCCAAGGCTATTCGACAAAATCCGGCGCTGATTTGTACGGGTTCGGCATGTCGTCCATCAGTCATTTCCAAAACATCTACGCGCAGAACGAAAAGACCCTGCAGGAATATTACAAAGCGATTGATTCCGGCAGGCTCGCTACACACGTCGGTTACAAAATGACGGAAGATGATCATGTCCGCAAGTATGTCATTATGCGGTTGATGTGTGATCTCGAGCTGACGATTCCTGCGGTGGAGGAGAAGTTCGGGATCGATTTCAATGAATACTTCGGAAGCTCCATTTCCCAACTCGGTCGCTTCGTTGATGACGGGCTGGTTGAGATCAGTTCCGACAAGATCACGATTGTAGGAGCAGGCCGGTTGTTGCTGCGTAACATCGCGATGTGTTTCGATGCGTACATCGACGCCATCGGGAAAACGAAGCCGGTGTTCTCACGTACCGTGTGA
- a CDS encoding 2-oxoacid:acceptor oxidoreductase family protein has translation MTHELLIAGFGGQGVLSMGMTLGYAAMIEKKEISWMPSYGPEMRGGTANCIVIVSDKRISSPIITTFDTVVALNQPSLDKFEKAVKPGGLLIYESTNIINPPTRTDIDVQPIAASEEASNMKNSKIMNMIVLGAFLARKDVVALDSVMAALKKVLPERYHHLLPLNEQALRRGQELVANVEV, from the coding sequence ATGACACACGAACTACTTATCGCAGGCTTCGGCGGACAGGGCGTCCTCTCGATGGGGATGACGCTCGGTTATGCCGCTATGATTGAAAAGAAAGAAATCAGCTGGATGCCGTCGTATGGACCCGAAATGCGGGGCGGAACGGCGAACTGCATCGTGATTGTATCGGATAAGCGCATCAGCTCGCCGATCATCACGACGTTTGACACTGTCGTCGCGCTGAACCAACCCTCGCTCGACAAGTTCGAGAAGGCGGTAAAACCCGGCGGCCTGCTGATCTACGAATCCACCAACATTATCAATCCGCCGACTCGTACGGATATCGACGTGCAGCCGATAGCGGCAAGTGAAGAAGCATCGAACATGAAGAATTCGAAAATCATGAATATGATCGTGCTCGGCGCTTTCCTCGCTCGAAAAGACGTCGTTGCGTTGGATTCCGTTATGGCGGCGCTGAAGAAGGTGTTGCCCGAACGCTATCATCACTTGCTGCCGCTGAATGAGCAAGCGTTGCGCCGCGGACAGGAGTTGGTGGCGAATGTTGAAGTATAG